The Phormidium sp. PBR-2020 DNA segment CAAACCTTGCGCCAGGGGTAGTGCGTGCCGTGCGGTGACGGCTTCGAGATGAAGCGGCTAGCGAAAGTCCATAGAGCTTTGCCATAGCGTCGTTCGCCGTCTGTGAACCAACGAATAAACTCGGCCGCTTGTGCCCATTGCCAGGTCTGTTCTGTGCCGGTCGTGAATAGCCTCTCGTCTTTGTTACCCGCGTGAGCGGCAACCCAGTAACGACTCTTGCGCTCAATAAAGGTCAGCGTCCACCCTTGGCACTGTGAGGGGGGGGAGGTTCTCGCCCACGCGAGTATAAATTTCATCCCCTTCTAGGGTTACCTCGGCCTCCTCGGGAGCCGGGGGAGACCAGTGCGGATGTTGCTCGGCCAAGCGCTGTTCCCAGCCCATTATTGTGGTGTGAGACTTGTCAAAGCAACGTCCCGTTGCCCGGAGGCCCAAGCCTTCACTACGGACATTGATGGCGGCAGCTACCAGTTCGGGGGCGGTGCGTAAGCGTGCCATCGGTGTACCGGTGCGCTCATTGAACCGTTTGCCACAATTACGACACTTGTAGCGCTGTTGCCGTTGGCCGCTACGGATGGCGCTGCCGTTTTTCACGGTCTGTTCACTCTGGCAATGGGGACATCTCATCGGTTATACCTCACGCATTGCCACCATTCTAAACGGTCACCTCCTAAGACACCAGTGCCGACATTGGTAAAGTTTTCCTGAGACCCCAGTTGAAAAGGATAGCTTAGCTCCCGTTGAATTGTATCCGCGAGGGTTCGGGCGCGATCGCCCATGGGAGTATCCTCTTCAATCAAAATGGCAAACTCATCACCCCCCAATCTTGCCAACATCACCCCAGGGGGCAAACAGGTTTGGATTCGCCGAGCCACAGCAATCAGGAGGCGATCGCCCACCAGATGCCCCAAGGAGTCATTCACAACCTTGAAATGATCACAGTCCAATAACATCAATGAGAACTGATGCTCATTATTTTGCTTACTCTGTTCTAAAATCCTCCCCAGTTGCTTCATAAATAAAACTCGGTTAGGCAACTCTGTTAACGAGTCATGAAGAGCAAGATGTAACAATTCTTCCTGGGCTTTTTGACGAGCAGAAATCTCGTTTTCCAGTTGGTGAGTCCGTTGTCTAACACGATTTTCTAACTCGCTATTCAGCTTTAAAATCTCTGCCTTGGCATTTTCTAAACTCAGATGAGTTTCAATACGTGCTAAAACTTCTTCAACATGAA contains these protein-coding regions:
- a CDS encoding diguanylate cyclase yields the protein MPQDNTGVNNYRGDILIVDDTPENLKFLSKTLSEQRYKVRSVTEGKMALRVANAAPINLILLDVKMPEMDGYEVCAQLKKHNKTKHIPVIFISALDDMLDKLKAFNVGGVDYITKPFHVEEVLARIETHLSLENAKAEILKLNSELENRVRQRTHQLENEISARQKAQEELLHLALHDSLTELPNRVLFMKQLGRILEQSKQNNEHQFSLMLLDCDHFKVVNDSLGHLVGDRLLIAVARRIQTCLPPGVMLARLGGDEFAILIEEDTPMGDRARTLADTIQRELSYPFQLGSQENFTNVGTGVLGGDRLEWWQCVRYNR